Proteins encoded within one genomic window of Pseudomonas cannabina:
- the hisC gene encoding histidinol-phosphate transaminase, with protein MSKFWSPFVSGLVPYVPGEQPKLTKLVKLNTNENPYGPSPKAVEAMRAALSDDLRLYPDPNSDLLKHAVAGYYSVQPNQVFLGNGSDEVLAHIFHALFQHDAPLLFPDISYSFYPVYCGLYGIDYETVPLDEQFQIRAEDYARPNAGIIFPNPNAPTGCLLGLEAVEQIIKASPDSVVVVDEAYIDFGGETAITLVDRYPNLLVTQTLSKSRSLAGLRVGLAVGHPDLIEALERVKNSFNSYPLDRMANVGGAAAFEDREHFESTRNKVIESRETLIGQLQGKGFEVLPSAANFIFARHPQHDAAALAAKLREQGVIVRHFTQQRIAQFLRISIGTPEQHEALLEGLSDI; from the coding sequence ATGAGTAAATTCTGGAGCCCCTTCGTCAGTGGTCTGGTGCCGTACGTGCCGGGCGAACAGCCGAAGCTGACCAAGCTGGTCAAGCTCAACACCAACGAGAATCCCTACGGTCCGTCGCCCAAGGCTGTCGAGGCCATGCGTGCCGCGCTGAGCGACGATCTGCGTTTGTATCCCGATCCCAACAGTGACCTGCTCAAGCACGCGGTGGCCGGTTATTACAGCGTGCAGCCCAATCAGGTGTTTCTCGGCAACGGCTCCGATGAAGTGCTGGCGCACATCTTCCACGCCTTGTTTCAGCACGACGCGCCGCTGCTGTTCCCGGACATCAGCTACAGCTTTTACCCGGTGTATTGCGGCCTGTATGGCATCGATTACGAAACAGTCCCTCTGGACGAGCAGTTCCAGATTCGCGCCGAAGATTACGCCAGGCCGAATGCCGGGATCATCTTCCCTAACCCGAATGCGCCGACTGGCTGCTTGCTGGGGCTTGAGGCGGTGGAGCAGATCATCAAGGCTAGCCCGGATTCGGTGGTCGTGGTTGACGAGGCCTACATTGACTTCGGTGGCGAAACTGCGATCACGCTGGTGGACCGTTATCCGAACCTGCTGGTCACCCAGACCCTGTCCAAGTCACGCTCACTGGCCGGATTGCGAGTCGGGCTGGCGGTCGGGCATCCGGACCTGATCGAGGCGCTGGAGCGGGTCAAGAACAGCTTCAATTCCTATCCGCTGGATCGCATGGCCAACGTAGGTGGTGCCGCAGCTTTTGAAGACCGCGAGCACTTCGAGTCGACGCGCAACAAGGTCATCGAAAGTCGCGAGACGCTGATCGGGCAATTGCAGGGCAAAGGCTTTGAAGTGTTGCCCTCGGCCGCCAACTTCATCTTCGCCCGCCATCCGCAACATGACGCCGCCGCCCTGGCTGCGAAGCTGCGCGAACAGGGCGTCATCGTCCGCCACTTCACGCAACAGCGCATCGCTCAGTTCCTGCGCATCAGCATTGGCACGCCGGAACAGCATGAGGCGTTGCTGGAAGGGTTGAGCGACATCTGA
- the hisD gene encoding histidinol dehydrogenase: MTTPTAIRRLDATDPDFARHLDHLLSWESVSDDSVNQLVLDIIKAVRERGDAALVEFTQKFDGLQVASMADLILPRERLELALTRITPVQRETLEKAAERVRSYHEKQKQDSWSYTEADGTVLGQKVTPLDRAGLYVPGGKASYPSSVLMNAIPAKVAGVTEVVMVVPTPRGEINELVLAAACIAGVDRVFTIGGAQAVAALAYGTESVPKVDKVVGPGNIYVATAKRHVFGQVGIDMIAGPSEILVVCDGQTDPDWIAMDLFSQAEHDEDAQAILVSPDAEFLDKVAASITRLLPTMERAAIVETSINGRGALIKVADMAQAIDVANRIAPEHLELSVADPETWLPQIRHAGAIFMGRHTSEALGDYCAGPNHVLPTSGTARFSSPLGVYDFQKRSSIIYCSPQGASELGKTASVLARGESLSGHARSAEYRITDLDWKAGNLEDGK, encoded by the coding sequence ATGACCACGCCCACCGCAATTCGCCGACTCGACGCTACTGACCCGGATTTCGCACGACATCTGGATCATCTGCTGAGCTGGGAAAGTGTGTCTGACGACTCGGTCAATCAGCTTGTGCTCGACATTATCAAGGCCGTACGTGAGCGTGGCGATGCAGCCTTGGTCGAGTTCACCCAGAAGTTCGATGGCCTGCAGGTTGCCTCGATGGCCGACCTGATCCTGCCTCGCGAGCGTCTGGAGCTGGCGTTGACGCGTATCACGCCGGTCCAGCGCGAGACATTGGAAAAAGCCGCCGAGCGGGTGCGCAGCTACCACGAGAAGCAGAAGCAGGACTCCTGGAGCTACACCGAAGCGGACGGCACGGTGCTGGGTCAGAAAGTCACGCCGCTGGACCGTGCAGGCCTGTATGTGCCTGGCGGTAAAGCTTCTTACCCGTCTTCAGTCTTGATGAACGCCATCCCGGCGAAAGTTGCCGGTGTGACGGAAGTGGTCATGGTCGTGCCAACGCCGCGTGGCGAGATCAACGAATTGGTATTGGCTGCCGCGTGCATTGCCGGTGTTGACCGGGTGTTCACCATCGGCGGCGCGCAAGCGGTTGCGGCCCTGGCTTACGGCACGGAAAGCGTGCCCAAAGTCGACAAGGTCGTAGGCCCCGGCAACATCTATGTCGCCACGGCCAAGCGCCATGTATTCGGTCAGGTGGGCATCGACATGATTGCCGGTCCTTCCGAGATTCTGGTGGTGTGCGACGGTCAGACCGATCCGGACTGGATCGCAATGGACCTGTTTTCCCAGGCTGAACACGATGAAGATGCCCAAGCTATTCTGGTCAGCCCGGATGCCGAATTTCTCGACAAGGTCGCAGCCAGCATCACTCGCTTGCTGCCGACCATGGAGCGAGCGGCGATTGTCGAAACCTCGATCAACGGCCGTGGCGCGCTGATCAAGGTGGCGGACATGGCCCAGGCGATCGACGTGGCCAACCGCATTGCGCCCGAGCATCTCGAGTTGTCGGTTGCCGATCCTGAAACGTGGCTGCCGCAGATACGTCACGCGGGCGCGATCTTCATGGGGCGTCACACGTCGGAAGCGCTGGGCGACTACTGTGCCGGCCCTAACCATGTTTTGCCGACTTCCGGTACGGCGCGCTTTTCTTCGCCGTTGGGCGTTTACGATTTTCAGAAGCGTTCGTCGATCATTTATTGCTCACCGCAGGGTGCTTCCGAGCTGGGCAAGACCGCTTCGGTGCTGGCCCGTGGCGAATCCTTGAGCGGCCACGCCCGCAGCGCCGAATACCGCATCACTGATCTCGACTGGAAAGCTGGCAATCTTGAGGACGGCAAATAA
- the hisG gene encoding ATP phosphoribosyltransferase, whose translation MLTIALSKGRILDDTLPLLAEAGIVPTENPDKSRKLIIPTTQPDVRLLIVRATDVPTYVEHGAADLGVAGKDVLMEYTGQGLYEPLDLQIARCKLMTAGAIGAVEPKGRLRVATKFVNVAKRYYAEQGRQVDIIKLYGSMELAPLIGLADKIIDVVDTGNTLRANGLEPQELIAHISSRLVVNKASMKMQHARIQALIDTLRKAVESRHRG comes from the coding sequence ATGTTGACCATCGCACTGTCCAAGGGCCGTATTCTTGATGACACCCTGCCGCTTCTCGCCGAAGCAGGCATCGTGCCGACCGAGAATCCGGACAAGAGCCGCAAGCTCATCATCCCCACGACCCAGCCTGACGTGCGTCTGCTGATCGTGCGCGCTACCGACGTGCCGACCTACGTCGAGCATGGTGCGGCCGACCTCGGTGTCGCCGGCAAGGATGTGCTGATGGAATACACTGGCCAGGGTCTGTACGAGCCGCTGGATCTGCAGATTGCCAGGTGCAAGCTCATGACTGCCGGTGCAATCGGCGCCGTCGAGCCCAAGGGGCGTCTGCGCGTCGCTACCAAGTTTGTCAATGTTGCCAAGCGTTATTACGCCGAGCAGGGCCGTCAGGTCGATATCATCAAGCTTTACGGCTCCATGGAGCTGGCTCCGCTGATCGGACTGGCGGACAAGATCATCGACGTGGTCGACACCGGCAACACCTTGCGTGCCAACGGTCTCGAGCCTCAGGAGCTGATCGCACACATCAGCTCGCGCCTGGTGGTGAACAAGGCTTCCATGAAGATGCAGCATGCACGCATTCAGGCACTGATCGACACCCTGCGCAAAGCAGTGGAGTCGCGACACCGCGGCTGA
- the murA gene encoding UDP-N-acetylglucosamine 1-carboxyvinyltransferase, whose translation MDKLIITGGVRLDGEIRISGAKNSALPILAATLLADGPVTVQNLPHLHDITTMIELFGRMGIEPVIDEKLSVEIDARTIKTLVAPYELVKTMRASILVLGPMVARFGEAEVALPGGCAIGSRPVDLHIRGLEAMGAIIDVEGGYIKAKAPEGGLRGANFFFDTVSVTGTENIMMAASLANGRSVLQNAAREPEVVDLANFLIAMGAKIHGAGTDTITIDGVKRLGPATYKVMPDRIETGTYLVAAAVTGGRVRVKDTDPTILEAVLLKLQEAGAEVTTGEDWIELNMHGKRPKAVNVRTAPYPAFPTDMQAQFISLNAIAEGTGAVIETIFENRFMHVYEMHRMGAQIQVEGNTAIVTGTEVLKGAPVMATDLRASASLVISALVAQGDTLIDRIYHIDRGYECIEEKLQMLGAKIRRVPG comes from the coding sequence ATGGACAAATTGATTATTACCGGCGGCGTTCGTCTTGATGGCGAAATTCGCATTTCCGGGGCAAAGAACTCTGCCTTGCCGATCCTTGCCGCGACCTTGCTGGCTGACGGCCCGGTTACCGTTCAGAACCTGCCGCACCTGCACGACATCACCACGATGATCGAGCTGTTCGGTCGCATGGGTATCGAGCCGGTGATCGACGAGAAACTCAGCGTCGAAATCGATGCGCGTACCATCAAGACACTGGTCGCGCCGTACGAACTGGTGAAAACCATGCGTGCGTCGATTCTGGTTCTGGGGCCCATGGTCGCCCGCTTCGGTGAGGCCGAAGTGGCGCTGCCGGGTGGTTGCGCCATTGGTTCGCGTCCGGTCGACCTGCACATTCGTGGCCTCGAAGCCATGGGCGCGATCATAGACGTCGAAGGCGGTTATATCAAAGCCAAGGCGCCTGAGGGCGGTTTGCGTGGTGCGAACTTCTTCTTCGACACCGTCAGTGTGACCGGTACTGAAAACATCATGATGGCGGCCAGCCTGGCCAACGGTCGCAGCGTGCTGCAAAACGCCGCGCGCGAGCCTGAGGTGGTCGACCTGGCCAACTTCCTGATCGCCATGGGTGCGAAAATCCACGGTGCAGGCACCGACACCATCACCATCGATGGCGTCAAGCGTCTGGGGCCGGCCACTTACAAGGTCATGCCTGACCGCATCGAGACCGGCACCTATCTGGTGGCGGCAGCTGTTACTGGCGGTCGCGTCAGGGTCAAGGACACCGATCCGACCATTCTCGAAGCGGTGCTGCTCAAGCTTCAGGAAGCCGGTGCCGAAGTCACGACCGGCGAAGACTGGATCGAGCTGAACATGCACGGCAAGCGTCCCAAGGCTGTCAACGTGCGGACCGCGCCATACCCGGCGTTCCCGACCGACATGCAGGCGCAGTTCATCTCGCTCAACGCCATTGCCGAAGGCACCGGTGCGGTCATCGAGACCATCTTCGAGAACCGTTTCATGCACGTGTACGAAATGCACCGCATGGGCGCGCAGATTCAGGTCGAAGGCAACACTGCAATCGTGACCGGGACTGAAGTGCTCAAGGGCGCACCAGTCATGGCGACCGACCTGCGTGCGTCGGCCAGTCTGGTGATCTCTGCGCTGGTCGCACAGGGCGACACGTTGATCGATCGTATCTACCACATAGACCGTGGCTACGAGTGCATAGAAGAGAAGCTGCAAATGCTGGGCGCCAAGATCCGCCGTGTTCCGGGCTAG
- a CDS encoding BolA family protein encodes MQAVEVKSFLEGKLPEIKVEVEGEGCNFQLNIISDELASLSPVKRQQQIYTHLNPWIADGSIHAVTMKFFSRAAWAERT; translated from the coding sequence ATGCAGGCTGTAGAAGTGAAGAGCTTCCTTGAAGGAAAGCTGCCGGAAATCAAGGTGGAAGTCGAAGGCGAAGGCTGCAACTTCCAGCTGAACATTATCAGTGACGAGCTGGCCAGCCTGAGCCCCGTCAAGCGTCAGCAACAGATTTACACCCATCTGAACCCCTGGATTGCCGATGGCAGCATCCACGCGGTGACCATGAAATTTTTCAGCCGCGCTGCGTGGGCCGAGCGTACCTGA
- a CDS encoding STAS domain-containing protein: MTESAVRLAGPGELKLIGVLDFRSGPQLRKQGAALIKSGDLTELTLDCSEVDKSSSVGLALVLAFMRDARDAGKSLTVRSLPHDMREIARVSGLTELLNIH, translated from the coding sequence ATGACCGAGTCTGCCGTCCGTCTCGCCGGGCCCGGTGAGCTCAAACTGATCGGCGTGCTGGATTTTCGCAGCGGGCCGCAACTGCGCAAGCAGGGTGCGGCACTGATTAAGTCCGGTGATCTGACCGAGTTGACGCTGGACTGTTCGGAGGTCGACAAGTCCAGCAGCGTGGGCCTTGCGCTGGTGCTGGCGTTCATGCGCGATGCCCGGGATGCCGGCAAGTCGCTCACTGTGCGCTCGCTGCCCCACGACATGCGTGAAATAGCCCGTGTCTCCGGTCTGACCGAGCTATTGAACATTCATTGA
- a CDS encoding MlaC/ttg2D family ABC transporter substrate-binding protein — translation MISILRRGLLVLLATLPMLANAAATPSAHDLVERTTKELLSDLATNREQYKSNPSAFYDALNRIVGPVVDADGISKSIMTVKYSRKATPEQVKRFEENFKRSLMQFYGNALLEFNNQGITVAPAKDEGDDRTSVDMQVKGTNGAVYPVSYTLVKLDGEWKVRNVVINGINIGKLFRDQFADAMQRNGNNLDTTINNWAGEVAKTKSTVDAAQKPAQ, via the coding sequence ATGATCTCTATTCTGCGCCGTGGTCTGCTGGTATTGCTGGCCACTCTGCCCATGCTGGCGAATGCCGCGGCGACCCCCTCGGCTCATGATCTGGTGGAACGTACCACCAAGGAATTACTGAGTGATCTGGCGACCAACCGTGAGCAATACAAGTCCAATCCGAGCGCGTTCTACGATGCGCTGAACCGCATTGTCGGTCCGGTTGTGGACGCGGATGGCATTTCCAAAAGCATCATGACCGTCAAGTATTCCCGCAAGGCGACACCTGAGCAGGTCAAGCGTTTCGAAGAAAACTTCAAGCGCAGCCTGATGCAGTTCTACGGCAATGCCTTGCTCGAATTCAACAACCAGGGCATCACCGTGGCACCGGCCAAGGACGAAGGTGACGATCGCACCAGCGTTGATATGCAGGTCAAGGGCACCAATGGCGCTGTTTATCCGGTTTCCTACACGCTGGTAAAGCTGGATGGCGAGTGGAAGGTACGTAACGTTGTCATCAACGGTATCAACATCGGCAAGCTGTTCCGTGATCAATTCGCGGATGCCATGCAGCGCAACGGCAATAACCTGGATACCACGATCAACAACTGGGCTGGCGAGGTCGCGAAGACCAAGTCGACCGTAGACGCTGCGCAGAAGCCCGCGCAATGA
- the mlaD gene encoding outer membrane lipid asymmetry maintenance protein MlaD, with product MQNRAIETGVGLFLLAGILALLLLALRVSGLSTSASTDTYKLYAYFDNLAGLTVRAKVSMAGVTIGKVTAIDLDRDTFTGRVTLEIQKKVDNLPSDSTASILTAGLLGEKYIGLSVGGDDKMLKDGGTIHDTQSSLVLEDLIGKFLLNTVSKDAK from the coding sequence ATGCAAAACCGTGCCATCGAAACCGGAGTCGGCTTGTTCCTGCTCGCCGGGATACTGGCTCTGCTCCTGCTGGCCCTGCGAGTCAGTGGTCTGAGCACAAGTGCGAGCACCGACACCTATAAACTTTATGCCTACTTCGACAATCTTGCCGGTTTGACTGTCAGAGCCAAGGTCAGCATGGCGGGCGTGACCATCGGCAAGGTGACCGCGATCGATCTGGATCGCGATACCTTTACAGGTCGTGTCACGCTGGAGATTCAGAAAAAGGTCGACAACCTGCCTTCCGACTCAACGGCGTCGATTCTGACTGCCGGCTTGCTGGGCGAAAAATACATCGGTCTCAGTGTGGGTGGCGATGACAAGATGCTCAAGGATGGCGGCACCATCCATGACACGCAGTCGTCGCTCGTGCTTGAAGACCTGATCGGCAAATTCCTGCTCAATACTGTAAGTAAAGACGCTAAGTGA
- the mlaE gene encoding lipid asymmetry maintenance ABC transporter permease subunit MlaE yields the protein MRKKSLMDRVALLGRSAIDIVAVLGRSGLFLVHALLGRGGAGSSFQLLVKQLYSVGVMSLVIIVVSGIFIGMVLALQGFSILAKYGSEQAVGQMVALTLLRELGPVVTALLFAGRAGSALTAEIGNMKSTEQLSSLEMIGVDPLKYIVAPRLWAGFISLPILAMIFSVVGIWGASWVAIDWLGVYDGSFWSNMQNSVSFTNDVLNGVIKSVVFAFVVTWIAVFQGYDCDPTSEGISRATTKTVVYASLAVLGLDFILTALMFGDF from the coding sequence ATGCGCAAGAAGTCACTGATGGACCGCGTTGCCCTGCTGGGGCGCTCGGCCATTGATATCGTTGCTGTTCTGGGGCGCTCAGGCCTGTTCTTGGTGCACGCCCTGCTGGGTCGCGGCGGCGCCGGCAGCAGTTTTCAGTTGCTGGTCAAGCAGCTGTATTCCGTTGGCGTCATGTCGCTGGTCATCATCGTGGTGTCGGGCATCTTCATCGGCATGGTGCTGGCCTTGCAGGGTTTCAGCATTTTGGCCAAGTACGGGTCCGAGCAGGCCGTCGGTCAGATGGTGGCGTTGACCCTGCTGCGTGAATTGGGCCCGGTGGTGACTGCCTTGCTGTTCGCCGGGCGCGCAGGTTCTGCGCTGACCGCCGAGATCGGCAATATGAAATCCACCGAGCAGTTGTCGAGCCTCGAGATGATTGGCGTCGATCCGCTCAAATACATCGTTGCGCCGCGTTTGTGGGCGGGCTTTATTTCGCTGCCGATTCTGGCGATGATTTTCAGCGTGGTCGGCATCTGGGGCGCGTCCTGGGTGGCGATCGATTGGCTGGGAGTCTATGACGGCTCTTTCTGGTCGAACATGCAGAACAGCGTTTCTTTCACGAACGATGTGCTCAATGGGGTGATCAAAAGCGTCGTATTTGCTTTCGTTGTGACGTGGATTGCCGTTTTTCAGGGGTATGACTGCGATCCTACTTCCGAGGGGATCAGTCGCGCGACAACCAAGACTGTCGTGTACGCCTCGTTGGCCGTGCTGGGACTGGACTTTATTCTGACCGCCTTGATGTTTGGAGATTTCTGA
- a CDS encoding ATP-binding cassette domain-containing protein — protein MSSDDAYAVELKGVSFKRGARSIFNNVDIRIPRGKVTGIMGPSGCGKTTLLRLMGAQLRPSEGQVWVNGQNLPELSRSDLFDARKQMGVLFQSGALFTDLDVFENVAFPLRVHTELPEEMIRDIVLLKLQAVGLRGAVELMPDELSGGMKRRVALARAIALDPQILMYDEPFVGQDPIAMGVLVRLIRLLNDALGITSIVVSHDLSETASIADYLYVVGDGQVLGQGTPQELMSSDNPRIRQFMTGEPDGPVPFHYPAPDFREDLLGKR, from the coding sequence ATGAGTTCCGATGACGCCTATGCGGTCGAGTTGAAAGGTGTGTCTTTCAAACGCGGTGCGCGCAGTATTTTCAATAATGTCGATATTCGTATTCCGCGGGGCAAGGTCACCGGAATCATGGGGCCATCGGGCTGTGGCAAGACGACCTTGCTGCGTTTGATGGGCGCCCAGTTGCGTCCGAGCGAAGGCCAGGTGTGGGTCAATGGCCAGAACCTGCCGGAGCTGTCGCGCAGCGATCTGTTTGACGCGCGCAAGCAGATGGGCGTTCTGTTTCAGAGCGGCGCGCTGTTTACCGACCTGGACGTCTTCGAAAACGTCGCCTTTCCGTTGCGCGTGCACACTGAGCTGCCGGAAGAGATGATCCGCGACATCGTTCTGCTCAAGCTCCAGGCCGTCGGCCTGCGTGGTGCGGTCGAACTGATGCCGGATGAACTGTCGGGTGGCATGAAGCGCCGTGTTGCGCTGGCGCGTGCCATTGCGCTCGACCCGCAGATTCTGATGTACGACGAGCCCTTCGTCGGCCAGGATCCGATTGCGATGGGGGTGCTGGTGCGTCTGATCCGGCTGCTCAACGACGCGCTGGGTATCACCAGCATCGTGGTGTCTCACGACCTCAGCGAGACGGCGAGCATTGCCGACTATCTATACGTTGTGGGCGACGGGCAGGTGCTGGGGCAGGGTACGCCTCAGGAGCTGATGTCTTCGGACAATCCACGCATTCGTCAATTCATGACCGGCGAGCCCGACGGCCCTGTGCCGTTTCACTATCCGGCGCCGGATTTTCGCGAAGATCTATTGGGGAAGCGCTGA
- a CDS encoding KpsF/GutQ family sugar-phosphate isomerase: protein MTRSSDLIQAARRTIRLEIEAIQGLLERLDGDFVRACEMILASQGRVVVVGMGKSGHVGNKIAATLASTGTTSFFVHPAEASHGDMGMITRDDIILALSNSGTTNEIVTLLPLIKRLGIKMISLTGNPDSVLAKAADVNLNVHVAHEACPLNLAPTSSTTAALVMGDALAVALLEARGFTAEDFAFSHPGGALGRRLLLKVENVMHSGDALPSVQRGTLLRDALLEMTRKGLGMTAIIEADGKLAGIFTDGDLRRTLDRPFDIRQTTIDEVMTHHGKTAHAEMLAAEALKIMEDNKIGALVVVDQDDRPVGAFNLQDLLRAGVM, encoded by the coding sequence ATGACTCGATCCAGTGACCTGATTCAAGCGGCGCGACGCACCATTCGTCTTGAGATAGAAGCCATACAAGGCTTGCTTGAACGCCTCGACGGCGATTTTGTGCGCGCCTGCGAGATGATTCTGGCCAGCCAGGGCCGGGTCGTCGTGGTCGGCATGGGCAAGTCCGGGCATGTCGGCAACAAGATTGCCGCCACACTGGCAAGCACCGGGACCACCTCGTTTTTCGTGCATCCGGCCGAAGCCAGCCATGGCGACATGGGCATGATCACGCGCGACGACATTATTCTCGCCCTGTCCAACTCCGGCACGACCAATGAAATCGTAACCCTGCTGCCGCTGATCAAACGTCTTGGCATCAAGATGATCAGCCTGACCGGCAACCCGGACTCGGTGTTGGCCAAGGCCGCAGACGTCAACCTCAACGTCCACGTCGCACACGAAGCCTGCCCGCTCAATCTGGCGCCGACTTCTTCGACGACAGCCGCCCTGGTCATGGGCGACGCACTGGCCGTGGCGCTGCTCGAAGCGCGTGGCTTTACGGCCGAAGACTTCGCATTTTCGCATCCGGGCGGGGCGCTGGGCCGACGCCTGCTGCTGAAAGTCGAGAATGTCATGCACTCCGGCGATGCGCTGCCTAGCGTACAGCGCGGCACCCTGCTGCGCGACGCACTGCTGGAAATGACCCGCAAGGGCCTGGGCATGACCGCCATTATCGAAGCCGACGGCAAGCTCGCCGGTATCTTCACCGACGGCGACTTGCGTCGGACTCTGGATCGCCCTTTCGACATCCGCCAGACCACCATCGATGAGGTCATGACCCATCACGGCAAAACCGCCCACGCAGAAATGCTCGCGGCCGAAGCGCTGAAAATCATGGAAGACAACAAAATAGGCGCGCTGGTTGTCGTGGATCAGGATGACCGGCCGGTGGGTGCGTTCAATCTGCAGGATCTCCTGCGTGCAGGCGTCATGTAA
- a CDS encoding KdsC family phosphatase, whose protein sequence is MNPELMQRGKAIKLAVFDVDGVLTDGRLFFLEDGSEIKTFNTLDGQGIKMLIASGVTTAIISGRKTAIVERRAKSLGIAHLFQGREDKLVVLDQLLAELKLDYEQVAYLGDDLPDLPVIRRVGLGMAVANAAGFVREHAHGITKARGGEGAAREFCELILSAQGNLEAAHSAYL, encoded by the coding sequence ATGAACCCGGAACTCATGCAACGCGGCAAGGCCATCAAACTGGCGGTTTTCGATGTCGATGGCGTCCTGACTGACGGCCGCCTGTTCTTTCTGGAAGACGGCAGCGAGATCAAGACATTCAACACGCTGGACGGGCAAGGCATAAAAATGCTGATAGCTTCCGGCGTGACGACCGCCATTATCAGCGGTCGCAAGACTGCAATCGTCGAGCGCCGGGCAAAGAGCCTGGGCATCGCACACCTTTTTCAAGGCCGCGAAGATAAACTGGTCGTACTGGACCAATTGCTGGCAGAGTTGAAACTTGATTACGAACAAGTCGCCTATCTGGGTGACGATCTGCCAGACTTGCCGGTCATCCGGCGTGTCGGCCTGGGCATGGCAGTGGCCAATGCGGCAGGCTTTGTCCGCGAGCATGCACACGGAATAACCAAGGCGCGAGGCGGCGAAGGCGCGGCGCGCGAATTCTGCGAACTGATCCTGAGTGCGCAAGGCAACCTTGAAGCGGCTCACTCCGCCTATTTATAG
- the lptC gene encoding LPS export ABC transporter periplasmic protein LptC has translation MFTKKIRKFLLLGVLALLLAAVGYWNISPESFMDQPDGTVDDTAIDYYAINTRSVQYLPDGTLQYDMTADKVEHVKATDVSLLTTPNLNMYRGGAFPWHVQSKRGEVSSAGDQVELMDSVRVERTDEKQRTTIITSSRMTVFPQKEYAETDQDVRIDGAGGVTTAKGMKAYLKDSRMDLLSNVRGQYEAR, from the coding sequence ATGTTCACTAAAAAAATTCGGAAGTTCCTGCTTCTCGGGGTACTGGCACTGCTGCTGGCAGCCGTCGGTTACTGGAATATCAGCCCGGAAAGTTTTATGGATCAGCCTGACGGAACGGTTGACGACACCGCCATCGACTACTATGCGATCAATACGCGCAGTGTGCAGTACCTGCCGGACGGCACGCTTCAATACGACATGACCGCCGACAAAGTCGAGCACGTAAAGGCCACGGACGTGAGCTTGCTGACCACCCCCAACCTGAACATGTACCGGGGCGGCGCGTTCCCGTGGCATGTACAGAGTAAAAGGGGCGAAGTTTCATCCGCGGGGGATCAGGTCGAGTTGATGGATTCCGTTCGCGTCGAACGCACCGATGAAAAACAACGCACGACCATTATCACCAGCAGTCGCATGACCGTATTCCCTCAGAAGGAATATGCGGAGACCGACCAAGACGTTAGAATCGACGGCGCGGGCGGTGTCACTACGGCCAAGGGAATGAAAGCGTATTTGAAAGACAGCAGGATGGACCTGCTATCCAACGTAAGAGGACAGTATGAGGCTCGTTAA
- the lptA gene encoding lipopolysaccharide transport periplasmic protein LptA — MRLVKTLPLLLGLGAALGSASAWSLPTDRDQPIHIQSDDAQLDDKKGVATYRGNVVITQGSMKVTGNTVTITRNAQGEVDVFTSVGNLAYYEQKPAPDKPIVQAYAVTIQYYAGQDRIVLIDKAKVINDGNTSEGEKIVYDTVRQVVTAGRASGGTKLTTPRPRIDMVIQPKKKTDQPQKAP; from the coding sequence ATGAGGCTCGTTAAAACTCTTCCTTTATTGCTCGGCTTGGGCGCAGCACTGGGAAGCGCGAGCGCCTGGTCCCTGCCAACCGACCGCGATCAGCCGATCCACATTCAGTCTGACGACGCTCAGCTCGATGACAAGAAAGGCGTTGCTACCTACCGGGGCAATGTCGTCATCACGCAAGGTTCGATGAAAGTCACCGGCAACACCGTGACGATCACGCGTAATGCCCAAGGCGAAGTGGATGTGTTCACGTCCGTTGGCAATCTGGCTTACTACGAGCAGAAGCCCGCCCCGGACAAACCGATCGTGCAAGCCTATGCCGTCACGATCCAGTATTACGCCGGGCAGGACCGTATCGTTCTGATCGACAAGGCCAAGGTCATTAACGACGGCAACACGTCGGAAGGCGAGAAAATCGTCTACGACACCGTCAGACAGGTGGTCACGGCCGGCCGGGCCAGCGGTGGCACCAAGCTGACGACCCCACGGCCGCGTATCGACATGGTCATCCAGCCGAAGAAGAAAACCGATCAACCGCAGAAGGCCCCGTAA